ttttgaatgaattactaCTTTGTCTTTGCGATGACCCCACAAGACTAGTTCCGGGATCAGTTATccgcttccttttttttttttttttttttttttgcgctgtACTGTTGAATATTGGCTGAAAAGGAtgaaaaaattttggtttttattttttcgtcaAACCTGTCATTGAACAACGAATACTTTTACGACAGACTAATATTTGAACGAAACACACACGAAATGAACAAGCaccacacacactcacacaatttaaaaaatcgccctttatttaatattttttgataatgaaaacaCAGTAGAAGTTTTTTGTGCTTAACAGTTTCATACCACATAGCATATCAATCTACTTTTTCCAGAATACAAATCTAtccatatttaaatgaaaagctCCAATGTGATTATCGATATTTCTATACAATGATTTCAGTTTCGTTACTGAATTTCTGTGCAGCGTATTGCTTCAGAGAATGAAGAGTAAAGCACACGACATTTTCTTTGTCGTCTTAACTATGTTTCTGTTCCATACTCCGAATGGAATCTcgttgaatttattaaagaaagcagTTTGCATCTCATCATTTTTTCCAGGTCTCGGAAACGTGACAGAGACGGCGGAATTCAACTTCCATTCCGATCCCGAAGCTGCTCATATTGTGTTGGGGGAAGCTTTGTGTCCCGTGAAGCTGGTGCCGTGGGAGACATGTTTAGAATTCAACTTGTCCTTTGTAAGTATATCTTTTGTGTATAATAAAACAAGCACTTGAGTCATTtcataagtattttaatatatagaaagtctagatattatttaataaattttcagtacTTAATTATCTTTATGAAATAACCTTAAAGGTACATCAAAAGTGTCGAAAGTACATTTTGATGTTGGTTTTTTTCCAATATGGATACGATTCAGTACTTGCCGTATGcaatagtttaattatatcaaagaaccaaaaaaacttttaaaaaaaatcatgtttttacatGATGATGTTTCGCCTGGCtggaatttttagaaatgtgTATAAACGGAATCGGAAGGTGGCATTTGCATATACAACTGATGAAACTGTGTGGGAGGCAGAACTCTTTCACCTGCATGTtcataaaaatcaagtttttgaacattttccctttttttttaattaatcaaacaatGATTCACCCTATACGTGGCTGTATTTATAACTTGTTatgacaaaatatatttgaaaatctgtCGCACTCTATagcagaaaataagaaattttcttcaataacaaatattcttttttttttttcgcttctttTAAATAGTAATCACTTTATGATAGAAATGATTCCTTAAAGGATGTTTTTTTGATGCCGCCTCTTTTTTTCTCCTaaacttttctctctctctctctctctctttttttttttttttttctacagactACTTACGACCGTCTGGCTCACATCCCTACCACGAAGGGTCGCTTCTACTCTCGTATCACGGGGGCAACCATACAAAGATTTAAATCCAGGGGCCGGACCTCTTGCACGGATTGCGATTTGACAGCCGTCGCAGCAGCTCTTTATCCCGAATCCGTGCGAAATTTCCTTGCCACCCCCGTAGTAGTCGAGTGCGGCGGAACTTACACTCGTGCTCTCACCGTGCTCCTGAACCATGTGAAGAGTCCCAAGGACCACGGCAGGTGCGATGTCCACATAGTCACAGAGTTCGATCCTGATTACCTGCAAAAGCTGCGGTACCAGATACTCCAGGATGAACCGATCCCTTTATGATGCGAATGTAATAAATAACTGGATCTTGCATAAATAACTCTAACTCTTGAATGAATAACTGGACCGAAGTTCAGAAATGTCTGTGATATTTCGTTCTtccttttaaatactttattgtcGGAGCTGTGCAGGTAGTATTAACACTTTAATAATGGAGAGAGAGCCTTTGCActctaattttattcaattcccACTATTAGTTCACgctctccatatatatatatatcttgttcaaattttcaatagttaataaaatacgttttattcatccactcaagttcaaatacattttctaaacTTCTAGTGGACGACACTTGACgtcaatacagttttttttttttttgcaaatattaattcattaataatttaaatttgtccagtaatttctatttggtcgtcAAAGTTGCCAAATCCGTcaccaagctctattttgccacttaatattgtaattctgtcatatgtgtatacatatttatattgattgtaattatttaataaagactaactaaaataaaaagaaattttgttgacCTAAGAAGgaactgacatttttttatatatatattacttgttttatcgtaaaataaatgacataacAATGCAACAGACACTGcctttaattttttctgattgtCCAAGATTTATATTGTTggttaaattttgcattaataagtAATGCATTTGTTTTGCGTGTAGCATGGGAGTATAtgtctatttaaaatgaaataggattctggaaactataaaaaaatctgGTATTTTAATAAAGccttacattttattttggaaatatatcaaCTATTTTGTCTTGGTTCTTTTTCTTTCTGACGAGGCATTTGACTACTTAGAAACTGAAACTGTTGctgaaataaatctcaaattgCTGGGAGGATCGGGATTGCTTTTTTGATGTACATTATATTGCCGAATATGATAATATATGATGATGACCTTATGAAATACACAAGGTTTACCTACCATATATTACTACAAAAATGTTCTGTAAAAAAATAGGggtttttttttgcctttttttttgttttatgtatgtTATCTTACTCATGCCAACCAAATGTAAACTGAGTTTTTTTAGGGGTTGGATATTTTTCTGACTTTCCTCACTGAAATTTtgttatacttaaaaatttcatgtaatcGGTGTCAACATTTGGCATAGTACCATTATGCGTCTGCACTTTAATAAAAGCTTAGAACGATACATAACAGTGAGCTACGTGTCATTCGGATGTGGACCTGAATTATTTAGGGTATTTATCAGCTAATTTAATATGAGCCCTTGGACCTTGCAATTAATATGTTGTACATTATTAAGTAATGAAATCTCccacctaattttttaaaattatttcttctcattttgtttaaataattactatGACTCAACAATTGTAGAAGAACGCTTGCCtctttgaaaaaagtatattctaAGAGATATCAGTTAAACTGAATCTAATTCAAACCGAATTTCGGAATGAAGAATTAGCATGCAGGAGATCGCATTCCTAAGTAgattttattggtttttaattttcgtttttccAACAGGCCACTTACGATCGCCTGGTTCAAGTTGCTACAGCGAAAGGCTCTTTTTACAAGAGAATCACCGGCATAATGAAAGAGCTGGCTAAGTCCAGAAGCCGGACATTTTGCACGGATTGTGACTTGTCAGCCGTGGCTGCAACCCTCTATCCTGAATGCATTCGGAAGTCCTTGGTCACCCCTTTAGTTGTCGAATGCAATGGGACTTACACTCGGGCGATAACAGTCCTCTTGAACCACGTAAAAAGCCTCAAAGACCACGGCAGATGCGATGTCCAGATTATCACGGAGCTCGACGTGGATTTTCTGAACCAACTCCGATACCAAATGCTCCAGGACGAACCGATCCGTTTATAGTGGGGAGGAGATCATTCTTCATCCTCGCATGCTGAGTATCATTTTATgagtaaataaaatcttttaaagatttcataaGTTATTATCAATGTTGTGATATCTACTGATTAAAGCTTTTCGATTTTATTGCAAGCGCCATGAAGGCTGAAGGTACTGTAATAAAGTGGATTTTCTCGAAAAGTTGCCTTTCACCTACATTTTCTGAGAATTACTATAAAATcaataacaacattttttaacGTGCCTTCATTTTGATTGT
The Argiope bruennichi chromosome 6, qqArgBrue1.1, whole genome shotgun sequence DNA segment above includes these coding regions:
- the LOC129972822 gene encoding nucleoside hydrolase-like isoform X3, translating into MGSVEKVIVDTDCGVDDAMALMLALSSKRARVVAITCVFGNTPLDNVCNNVKRVLVVCDKKEIPIYRGSGCALIPKVIRKDSAYHGGDGLGTFAHEFSTGDLPESDVPAPMALIQLTKEQPGEITLIAIGPLTNLALAHRIDPQFTKRLKSLVVMGGNYKGLGNVTETAEFNFHSDPEAAHIVLGEALCPVKLVPWETCLEFNLSFATYDRLVQVATAKGSFYKRITGIMKELAKSRSRTFCTDCDLSAVAATLYPECIRKSLVTPLVVECNGTYTRAITVLLNHVKSLKDHGRCDVQIITELDVDFLNQLRYQMLQDEPIRL
- the LOC129972822 gene encoding nucleoside hydrolase-like isoform X2: MGSVEKVIVDTDCGVDDAMALMLALSSKRARVVAITCVFGNTPLDNVCNNVKRVLVVCDKKEVKIPIYRGSGCALIPKVIRKDSAYHGGDGLGTFAHEFSTGDLPESDVPAPMALIQLTKEQPGEITLIAIGPLTNLALAHRIDPQFTKRLKSLVVMGGNYKGLGNVTETAEFNFHSDPEAAHIVLGEALCPVKLVPWETCLEFNLSFTTYDRLAHIPTTKGRFYSRITGATIQRFKSRGRTSCTDCDLTAVAAALYPESVRNFLATPVVVECGGTYTRALTVLLNHVKSPKDHGRCDVHIVTEFDPDYLQKLRYQILQDEPIPL
- the LOC129972822 gene encoding nucleoside hydrolase-like isoform X1 — translated: MGSVEKVIVDTDCGVDDAMALMLALSSKRARVVAITCVFGNTPLDNVCNNVKRVLVVCDKKEVKIPIYRGSGCALIPKVIRKDSAYHGGDGLGTFAHEFSTGDLPESDVPAPMALIQLTKEQPGEITLIAIGPLTNLALAHRIDPQFTKRLKSLVVMGGNYKGLGNVTETAEFNFHSDPEAAHIVLGEALCPVKLVPWETCLEFNLSFATYDRLVQVATAKGSFYKRITGIMKELAKSRSRTFCTDCDLSAVAATLYPECIRKSLVTPLVVECNGTYTRAITVLLNHVKSLKDHGRCDVQIITELDVDFLNQLRYQMLQDEPIRL